The window TTACCCTTGTACGTGTTGGAGGTGATAAGAGTGATTTTTATTTTGGGATGGGAGAGAAGCGTGGATATAAGTACAAGCCCTGTATATCCAGTGGCTCCTATTATACCTGCTTTCCACATCAGGAATTATCTCTTCGAGAACTGGAAACTTGCTCTTGCCCCTTTTTTTCCATACTTCTTTCTCTCTTTGGCCCTGGGGTCTCTTGTGATGAGCCCTTGTTTCTTGAGAGTGGTTCTCAGGGTTACGTTGTATTCCAAAAGGGCTTTTGCAATTCCATGACCCAAAGCCCATGCCTGTGCAGGGATACCGCCGCCGTAAACATTCGCTATTATATCAAACTTTCCAATGTTACCCGTAAGCATAAGTGGCTTATTGACCATTAATTTTAATTCCTCGAGGGGAAAATATTCATCAAGGGTCTTTCCGTTTATAAGAAAATCTCCGGCACCCTGTTTTAGCCAGACCCTTGCTATAGCAGTTTTTCTTTTTCCAGTTGCATAGTACCTTTTTTCAGGCACCCTTTACCTCCTTTATCTCCAATTCTTTTGGTATCTGGGCTTTATGAGGATGCTTATTTCCTCTGTAAACCTTTAATTTTTTCAGGATTTGTCTTCCCAGGGTATTTTTTGGAAGCATTCCTCTTACAGCAAGCATGATGAGCTCTTCCGGTTTTTTGTCGAGCAGGGTTTTTGCATTTATTGCTTTTATCCCTCCGGGATAACCGCTATGACTTTTGTATGTTTTTTGGTATAGTTTCCTGCCGGTAAGTTTAACCTTTTCTGCATTCACCACAATGATAAAATCTCCTACATCCGTATGGGGTGTGAACGTAGGTTTATTTTTCCCCCTGAGGATTGTGGCTATTTTTGCTGCAAGCCTGCCAAGGGTCGCTCCATCTGCATTGACTACATACCAGTCTTTTCTCACGTCATTTGTTTTTGGAAAGTACGTTTTCATCATATTACCTTTCAAAATTTGTCTAAAATAATATATTTGGTGGGGTTAAGTCAAGCAAAACTTTTTTACCCAAGGGCTAACGGGTTCGAGGGAGCTGCAAGCCATTAGCCATCAGCTGTCAGCAATCAAAACAATAAACGATTTTGTGTCCCTTGTCCTTCGGCTCACTTCGCCGAACTCCGAACTCATAACTCCGAACTATTGTTCTCACTGTTTATAGGGATAGGATTTGTAGGGTCTATACGCCGGAGAAATAACCCAATGGTGTTTTTTGCATAAAAGCAGGGTGGCCCGGTGTATAGAGTGTTCCCCGAATGCATCATTTATACTATCCATAGCCTTATAGAGTTTCTCCCTTCTATCATCCTTCTCTATCAAAGAAGAAATCGCCATTGATTTTTGAATGTTGAAGGCTGTGACACCAAGAAGCCTCAGCCTGTCCTTCAATTTTATACAATCCATCAATTTTCCAATGACCTGGTATACCATTTTACTGTCTTGTGTGTGAAAGGGAATGGAGACCCTTTTTGTATAGGTGGTAAAATCGGGATACCTCCATGTAAGAGAGAAGCCCCTTGCTGCTACCCCTTCCTTTCTTAATCTCCTTGTCACCATCTCTGAAAGTTCGAGTATATGGGCTTTGATGGCTACCCTGTCTCCTATATCCTGCTCGAGGGTCATGCTGTGACCGATAGATGCGGGCAATTTTCCGGGACCTTCATCCTTAGGTGGTTCTATCCCCTGTGCCATAAAAGATAAATAGTCTCCCCATATTCCAAACCTTCTCCGGAGTATGCTGACAGGAAAATCCCTGAGTTCTCCGCATGATTTTACCTTCAGGTTTTTTAATGCCATCCCTATCCTTTTGCCTACCCCGGGGATGCTTTCTACGGGGAGTTCCTTCATGAATTCCTTCACATCTTTTCTCTTTACCATCACCAATCCATCAGGTTTACCGCTCTCACCCGCCATCTTTGCGACGAGCCTATTTGGTCCAATCCCCACAGAGCAGGTGATTCCAAAACTATCCCTTATCTCTCCCTTAATTGCCCTGGCAACCCTGATGGGAGAAGAAAACAAAGGAAAGGAGCCCGTGAGATCAATAAAGGATTCATCTATCGAATGTATCTCCACCTCGGGGGTATATCTGAGTAATATCTCATTTATCTTTACACATGTATCCACATATTTTTCATTTTTGCCCTCCACGATGGTAAGGGAGGGAAGTATCCTTCGTGCCTCTCCTTTTGTCATTCCTGTCTTGATTCCAAGCCTTTTTGCCTCGTAGGATGAAGCCACCACCACTGTTCTTCTGTTTCTCCCTGCTACCGCAACAGGCTTGCCGCAGAGTTTGGGCCGGGATGCCTGTTCAACGGATGCAAAGAAGGCATCCATGTCTATATACATGATAACCTTATCCATCTGTTTCAACTGCCTCGAGAAACCAGAGCAACCTTTCCTGCCAGTAGGAAAGCTCGTAAAGGTCCCTTCCATCCGTGAGTGCGAATCTGTGTACCAGCTCTTTACCTATCCTTTCGCGCCATGTATACGTGACCCTTTTTACTGCCAGTCTCCTTCCTCTCCATAAAAACCATTTGGGTTCTATTTTCTGTCCTTCTTCTTTGAATACGACCCCGACCCTTACCCTTTCCCCTATTTTTGTGAGCATATGTGTATTATACCAAACATTTGTTTGGTGTCAATCAGGTTTCTTGAGAGAGGGCTGAAGGCTTAATGCTTATTACTTACTGCCCGGTTCTTAAAAACATATTTAAAAACAGACGGTTTTTTGTTAGACTTTATCATGCGAAAAAGAAAGGCAAGGTCAAAACAAGAAAAAAGTAAGAACATCTTTCTTGAGTTAAAAGAGAGGGCTAAAGACAAAGATAAGAAAACAAAGGGTTTTACCTTTCTTTATTTCATCATAGCCTTTATTGCCATAATAGTAATCAACAGCTATTTTTTTAAAAGTGAAGTCAAAAATATACCTTATAGTGAGTTTAAAGAGCTTATTGCGAAAGGGAAGGTCAGCGATGTTGTGATAAACACCGAAACCGTCCAGGGTATGCTTGCCCTCGATGATGGTAAAAAGATAAAGTTCTTGACGAGCAGGGTGGAGGACCCGGACCTTGTCAAAGAATTGCAGAAGTACAACATTAAATTTGCAGGCTATTATGAAAACAAGATTATAAAGGCTATTATATCGTGGGTTTTACCTTTTGCTGTCATCATACTTATATGGAATCTTCTCATGAGGAGGATGGGTGGTGCCCCTTCATCCATCCTGAATTTTGGGAAAAGCAGGGGGAAGATATATGGTGAAGATGAGATAAAAATTACCTTTGAAGATGTTGCAGGCGTGGATGAAGCGAAGGAAGAGTTGAAGGAAATAATAGAATATTTAAGTACACCGCAAAAATTTCTTAATATTGGGGGGAAGATACCGAAAGGTATACTTCTTGTTGGCCCTCCTGGCGCAGGGAAGACGCTTCTTGCAAAGGCAGTAGCCGGAGAAGCAAAGGTGCCGTTTTTCAGCATGAGCGGTTCAGATTTTGTTGAGATGTTCGTTGGCGTGGGGGCGTCGCGCGTGAGAGACCTTTTTGCCCAGGCTCAGGAAAAGGCCCCGTGCATCATATTCATAGACGAGCTCGATGCGCTTGGTAAGGCGAGGGGTATGAATCCCCTTTCTTCCCACGATGAAAGAGAGCAGACACTCAATCAACTTCTTGCCGAGATGGATGGTTTCGATACAAAAGCAGGTGTAATCATCATGGGGGCAACGAACAGACCTGAAATCCTTGACCCGGCGCTGCTTAGACCAGGGAGATTCGACAGACATGTCCTTGTTGACAGGCCGGATATAAAGGGGAGGGAAGAGATTCTGAATGTCCATGTACGTGGTGTAAAGATCGGGAAGGATG is drawn from Pseudomonadota bacterium and contains these coding sequences:
- the rpsI gene encoding 30S ribosomal protein S9, with product MPEKRYYATGKRKTAIARVWLKQGAGDFLINGKTLDEYFPLEELKLMVNKPLMLTGNIGKFDIIANVYGGGIPAQAWALGHGIAKALLEYNVTLRTTLKKQGLITRDPRAKERKKYGKKGARASFQFSKR
- the rplM gene encoding 50S ribosomal protein L13, whose amino-acid sequence is MKTYFPKTNDVRKDWYVVNADGATLGRLAAKIATILRGKNKPTFTPHTDVGDFIIVVNAEKVKLTGRKLYQKTYKSHSGYPGGIKAINAKTLLDKKPEELIMLAVRGMLPKNTLGRQILKKLKVYRGNKHPHKAQIPKELEIKEVKGA
- the dinB gene encoding DNA polymerase IV, whose product is MDKVIMYIDMDAFFASVEQASRPKLCGKPVAVAGRNRRTVVVASSYEAKRLGIKTGMTKGEARRILPSLTIVEGKNEKYVDTCVKINEILLRYTPEVEIHSIDESFIDLTGSFPLFSSPIRVARAIKGEIRDSFGITCSVGIGPNRLVAKMAGESGKPDGLVMVKRKDVKEFMKELPVESIPGVGKRIGMALKNLKVKSCGELRDFPVSILRRRFGIWGDYLSFMAQGIEPPKDEGPGKLPASIGHSMTLEQDIGDRVAIKAHILELSEMVTRRLRKEGVAARGFSLTWRYPDFTTYTKRVSIPFHTQDSKMVYQVIGKLMDCIKLKDRLRLLGVTAFNIQKSMAISSLIEKDDRREKLYKAMDSINDAFGEHSIHRATLLLCKKHHWVISPAYRPYKSYPYKQ
- a CDS encoding DUF6504 family protein is translated as MLTKIGERVRVGVVFKEEGQKIEPKWFLWRGRRLAVKRVTYTWRERIGKELVHRFALTDGRDLYELSYWQERLLWFLEAVETDG
- the ftsH gene encoding ATP-dependent zinc metalloprotease FtsH: MRKRKARSKQEKSKNIFLELKERAKDKDKKTKGFTFLYFIIAFIAIIVINSYFFKSEVKNIPYSEFKELIAKGKVSDVVINTETVQGMLALDDGKKIKFLTSRVEDPDLVKELQKYNIKFAGYYENKIIKAIISWVLPFAVIILIWNLLMRRMGGAPSSILNFGKSRGKIYGEDEIKITFEDVAGVDEAKEELKEIIEYLSTPQKFLNIGGKIPKGILLVGPPGAGKTLLAKAVAGEAKVPFFSMSGSDFVEMFVGVGASRVRDLFAQAQEKAPCIIFIDELDALGKARGMNPLSSHDEREQTLNQLLAEMDGFDTKAGVIIMGATNRPEILDPALLRPGRFDRHVLVDRPDIKGREEILNVHVRGVKIGKDVDLKVVAARTPGFVGADLASLVNESALLAARKGKTLVSMEEFEEAIDRVVAGLEKKKRVMSPKEKEIIAHHETGHALMAEFLGTTDPVHKISIIPRGISALGYTLQLPTEDRYLMTKSELLDRLCVLLGGRVAEEIIFGDISTGAQNDLMRATDIAKSMVKEYGMSEKLGYMTFERERKPLFLDINPTFGIKDYSEETAREIDNEVKRIVDESYQKVNTTLSEKRELLEKVAQTLLEKETIDGDELRALIKGNQGDDKDDKLRKEADRPD